The proteins below come from a single Leptospiraceae bacterium genomic window:
- a CDS encoding DEAD/DEAH box helicase → MLPEILALRVKEQVIRFLESTFEFKEVELQKEFLKFINNPYTGIIKGPWIDIKFPFKKSEKGSEGIFSYSGVFHPYIHQKKAWDRILKKQHSIITTGTGSGKTECFLYPVLEKALEKKQKGKKGISTVILYPMNALATDQEKRFAKVIYNTPELKNADIRVGTFIGRQEKKRGRRIMEENAAITDHETLLANPPDILLTNYKMLDFLLMRPSDSRLWKNNEEGTLEYLILDELHTYDGAQGTDVACLIRRLKDRLKCKQGSFCFVGTSATIDSGEKKNYSGCNIRYRRNIRNSRKEIS, encoded by the coding sequence ATGTTACCAGAAATATTAGCGTTACGTGTAAAAGAGCAGGTGATTCGATTTTTGGAATCTACATTTGAGTTCAAGGAAGTTGAATTGCAAAAGGAGTTTTTAAAATTTATCAATAATCCTTATACAGGTATCATCAAAGGTCCTTGGATTGATATCAAATTTCCTTTTAAAAAATCAGAGAAAGGCAGCGAAGGAATATTTTCCTATAGCGGAGTTTTTCACCCTTATATCCATCAAAAAAAAGCATGGGATCGAATTTTAAAAAAACAGCATTCTATTATTACAACAGGTACAGGATCTGGAAAGACAGAATGTTTTTTATATCCTGTCTTAGAAAAAGCACTAGAGAAAAAACAAAAAGGGAAAAAAGGAATTTCTACAGTGATTCTGTATCCCATGAATGCACTCGCTACAGATCAAGAAAAACGATTTGCGAAAGTAATTTATAATACACCTGAATTAAAAAATGCTGATATTCGCGTTGGAACTTTTATTGGTAGGCAGGAAAAAAAAAGGGGTCGGAGGATAATGGAAGAAAACGCTGCAATTACCGATCACGAAACGTTATTAGCCAATCCTCCTGATATACTTCTTACAAATTATAAAATGCTTGATTTTTTACTTATGCGTCCTTCTGACTCTCGACTCTGGAAAAACAACGAAGAGGGAACCTTAGAGTACTTAATACTAGACGAACTTCATACCTATGATGGTGCGCAAGGAACTGACGTTGCTTGTCTTATCAGGAGATTAAAAGATAGATTAAAATGTAAACAAGGGAGTTTTTGTTTTGTAGGAACTTCCGCAACGATAGATTCGGGAGAAAAGAAAAATTATTCAGGATGCAATATCCGATACAGAAGAAACATCCGAAACTCCAGAAAAGAAATTAGCTGA